From one Lotus japonicus ecotype B-129 chromosome 3, LjGifu_v1.2 genomic stretch:
- the LOC130749804 gene encoding ribulose bisphosphate carboxylase/oxygenase activase 2, chloroplastic-like yields MVTLVPTVGAVNLAPLKLNGYSNGTPLTSSAFFGTGLKKVSSVIPSQRNFKVSAQIEYDEEKQTSKDRWAGLAYDISDDQQDITRGKGMVDTLFQAPMESGTHYAVMSSYDYISAGLRQYNLDNTMDGFYIAPAFMDKVVVHITKNFLSLPNIKVPLILGVWGGKGQGKSFQCELAFAKMGINPIMMSAGELESGNAGEPAKLIRQRYREAADIIRKGKMCCLFINDLDAGAGRMGGTTQYTVNNQMVNATLMNIADNPTNVQLPGMYNKEENPRVPIIVTGNDFSTLYAPLIRDGRMEKFYWAPTREDRIGVCQGIFRTDGIPTDDIVKLVDTFPGQSIDFFGALRARVYDDEVRKWISGVGVENVGRRLVNSKEGPPTFEQPKMSIEKLLEYGNMLVKEQENVKRVQLADKYLKEAALGDANEDAINTGNFYGQGAQHVHVPIPEGCTDPAAENYDPTARSDDGSCTYKF; encoded by the exons ATGGTAACTTTGGTCCCAACTGTTGGAGCTGTCAACTTGGCACCG TTGAAATTGAATGGCTATAGCAATGGAACTCCTTTGACAAGCTCAGCATTCTTTGGAACTGGCTTGAAGAAAGTGAGTTCTGTGATTCCCAGCCAGAGGAATTTCAAGGTTTCTGCACAAATTGAATATGATGAGGAGAAGCAAACCTCAAAGGACAGATGGGCTGGACTTGCCTATGACATTTCAGATGACCAGCAAGATATTACAAGAGGGAAAGGAATGGTGGACACTCTCTTCCAAGCTCCCATGGAAAGTGGGACTCACTATGCTGTCATGAGTTCCTATGATTATATCAGTGCTGGTCTTCGCCA GTATAATTTGGACAACACCATGGATGGCTTCTACATTGCTCCTGCATTTATGGACAAAGTTGTTGTTCACATCACCAAGAACTTTCTAAGCTTGCCAAATATTAAGGTTCCTCTTATTTTGGGTGTTTGGGGAGGCAAAGGTCAGGGAAAATCATTTCAATGTGAGCTTGCCTTTGCAAAGATGGGAATCAA CCCTATCATGATGAGTGCTGGAGAATTGGAAAGTGGAAATGCTGGGGAGCCTGCAAAGTTGATCCGGCAGAGATACCGCGAGGCTGCAGACATCATCAGAAAAGGAAAGATGTGCTGCCTCTTCATCAATGATCTTGATGCAGGAGCTGGTCGTATGGGCGGAACCACACAATACACAGTGAACAACCAGATGGTGAATGCTACCCTCATGAACATTGCTGACAACCCAACCAATGTCCAACTTCCTGGCATGTATAACAAGGAGGAGAATCCCCGTGTCCCCATCATCGTCACTGGTAATGACTTCTCAACATTGTATGCTCCTCTCATCCGTGATGGTCGAATGGAAAAATTCTACTGGGCACCGACTAGGGAAGACAGAATTGGTGTCTGCCAAGGTATTTTCAGAACAGATGGTATTCCCACCGATGACATTGTCAAGCTTGTTGACACCTTCCCTGGCCAATCTATTG ACTTCTTTGGTGCCTTGAGGGCTAGAGTTTATGATGATGAAGTGAGGAAGTGGATTTCTGGTGTGGGAGTGGAGAATGTTGGGAGAAGGCTTGTGAACTCTAAAGAAGGACCTCCAACTTTCGAGCAACCAAAGATGAGTATTGAGAAGCTCCTAGAGTATGGAAACATGCTTGTGAAAGAGCAAGAGAATGTGAAGAGGGTTCAATTGGCTGACAAATACCTCAAAGAGGCAGCTCTTGGAGATGCAAATGAAGATGCCATCAACACTGGAAACTTCTATG GACAAGGAGCTCAGCATGTTCATGTTCCTATCCCTGAAGGTTGTACTGATCCTGCTGCTGAAAACTATGATCCAACAGCTAGAAGTGATGATGGAAGCTGCACATACAAATTTTAG